One stretch of Ananas comosus cultivar F153 linkage group 6, ASM154086v1, whole genome shotgun sequence DNA includes these proteins:
- the LOC109711543 gene encoding uncharacterized protein LOC109711543 gives MESTCVAVPDPIKGDAKGTDSSSTICDQEQGQDESEWVILDKNSDFGPVLSNSRNFTSSNIPSWARWMLGSIIFLAIPLYKKIRTAEDEVETTAESVIVVVEKVAEVTEKVAANIANGLPGDGKVKTAALKIEDIAEQVDKDAEKAEAFIRKADEIEGEVDALMEPIIEEGEVIEKEIEENKEADPTTDQSKATSGANDQK, from the exons ATGGAGTCAACATGTGTTGCAGTACCTGATCCTATCAAGGGAGACGCAAA AGGGACAGATTCTTCAAGTACAATTTGTGATCAGGAGCAGGGACAAGATGAGTCCGA ATGGGTTATACTGGACAAGAACTCCGATTTCGGTCCGGTTTTATCAAACAGTCGCAATTTCACTTCATCTAACATTCCTTCATG GGCTAGATGGATGCTTGGATCCATAATTTTCCTGGCCATACCTCTTTATAAGAAAATAAGGACCGCGGAAG ATGAGGTGGAGACGACTGCAGAGTCTGTGATTGTGGTTGTAGAGAAGGTGGCCGAAGTGACGGAGAAGGTGGCAGCCAACATTGCCAATGGACTTCCCGGTGATGGCAAAGTTAAGACCGCGGCCTTGAAGATTGAGGACATTGCTGAGCAAGTAGATAAGGATGCGGAGAAGGCTGAAGCCTTCATTCGTAAG GCTGATGAGATAGAGGGAGAGGTCGACGCGTTGATGGAGCCTATTATTGAGGAAGGAGAGGTGATAGAGAAGGAGATCGAAGAAAACAAGGAGGCAGATCCGACGACAGATCAATCTAAAGCAACTTCTGGAGCAAATGATCAGAAATGA